A window from Dromaius novaehollandiae isolate bDroNov1 chromosome 1, bDroNov1.hap1, whole genome shotgun sequence encodes these proteins:
- the THAP12 gene encoding 52 kDa repressor of the inhibitor of the protein kinase isoform X1, giving the protein MPNFCAAPNCTRKSTQSDLAFFRFPRDPVRCQRWVENCRRADLEDKTPDQLNKHYRLCAKHFETSMICRSSPYRTVLRDNAVPTIFDLTSHLNNPHSRHRKRIKELSEDEIRTLKQQKIDEAFEREQATQELNESNTQNTVSEEGGEEQEEEAVPLTLEERENKDYLKSLFEILILMGKQNIPLDGHNVDELPEGIFTSDNFQALLEYRINAGDEVLRKRFEMTAVNLEYCSKTQQKQMLEICESCVREETLREVRDSHFFSVVTDEVVDIAGEEHLPVLVRFVDESHNLREEFIGFLPYEADPEILAVKFHTTITEKWGLNMEYCRGQAYIVSSGFASKMKVVATRLLEKYPQAVYTLCSSCALNVWLAKSIPVVGVSIALGTIEEVCCLFNQSPQLLVELDNTISVLFQNNEEKGNELKEICRSQWTGRHDTFEVLVDLLQALVLCLDGVSSDSSVRWSNFIAGRAFVLSSALTDFDFIVTIVILKNILSFTRAFGKNLQGQTSDVFFAASSLTAVLHSLNEVMENIEVYHEFWFEEATNLATKLDVQIKLPGKFRRAQQGNLDSEVTSENYYKEILSVPAVEHIIQELKDIFSEQHLKALKCLSLVPSVMGQLKFNTSEEHHADMYKNDLPNPDTLSAELHCWRIKWKHRGKDIELPATIYEALHLPDIKFFPNVYALLKVLCILPVMKVENEKYEVGRKRLKAYLKNTLTEQRSSNLALLNINFDIKHDLDLMVDTYIKLYPDKVEFQEDFLPSNNSEVTEEA; this is encoded by the exons ATGCCGAACTTCTGCGCGGCCCCCAACTGCACCCGCAAGAGCACCCAGTCCGACCTGGCCTTCTTCCGCTTCCCCCGGGACCCGGTCAG GTGTCAAAGGTGGGTAGAGAACTGTCGAAGGGCAGATTTAGAAGACAAAACTCCAGATCAACTCAACAAGCACTATAGACTGTGTGCTAAACATTTTGAGACTTCTATGATATGTAGAAGT AGTCCTTACAGAACAGTTTTAAGAGATAATGCTGTGCCAACTATATTTGATCTTACAAGTCATCTGAACAATCCCCACAGCAGACATAGAAAAAGGATAAAAGAGCTG agtGAAGATGAAATAAGAACACTGAAGCAGCAAAAGA TCGATGAAGCTTTTGAACGGGAACAGGCAACTCAAGAATTGAATGAAAGCAATACACAGAATACTGTCTcagaggaaggaggggaagaacAAGAGGAGGAAGCTGTTCCCTTAACgcttgaagaaagagaaaacaaagattaCCTTAAATCTTTGTTTGAAATTTTGATCCTAATGGGtaaacaaaatattcccttgGATGGCCATAATGTCGATGAGCTTCCAGAAGGTATTTTCACTTCAGATAACTTTCAGGCTCTGCTGGAATATCGAATAAATGCTGGAGATGAAGTTCTGAGGAAACGATTTGAGATGACTGCAGTAAATCTTGAATATTGTTCAAAAACTCAGCAGAAGCAAATGCTTGAAATCTGTGAAAGCTGCGTTAGAGAAGAGACATTGAGGGAAGTAAGAGACTCGCACTTCTTTTCTGTTGTAACTGATGAAGTAGTAGATATAGCAGGAGAAGAACATTTGCCAGTTTTGGTAAGATTTGTTGATGAATCTCATAATCTGAGAGAGGAATTCATAGGGTTTTTGCCTTATGAGGCTGATCCTGAAATTTTAGCTGTTAAATTCCACACAACTATTACTGAAAAGTGGGGTCTAAACATGGAGTACTGTCGAGGTCAAGCCTACATTGTCTCCAGTGGGTTTGCTTCTAAAATGAAAGTTGTAGCTACAAGACTCTTGGAAAAGTATCCACAAGCTGTGTATACGCTGTGTTCCTCTTGTGCCTTAAATGTATGGCTGGCAAAATCCATCCCTGTTGTTGGTGTTTCCATTGCACTAGGAACAATCGAAGAAGTCTGCTGTCTTTTTAATCAGTCTCCACAGTTACTAGTAGAACTGGACAAtacaatttctgttctttttcagaaCAATGAGGAGAAAGGCAATGAGCTGAAGGAGATCTGCCGTTCTCAGTGGACAGGCAGACATGATACTTTTGAGGTTTTAGTGGACCTGCTGCAAGCATTGGTGCTGTGTTTGGATGGTGTTAGCAGTGACTCATCTGTCCGGTGGAGCAACTTTATTGCTGGTCGAGCATTTGTACTTTCAAGTGCGTTAACAGATTTTGACTTCATTGTCACTATTGTAATTCTGAAAAACATTCTATCTTTTACAAGAGCATTCGGAAAAAATCTCCAAGGACAAACATCAGATGTGTTCTTTGCAGCTAGCAGCTTAACAGCAGTCTTGCATTCACTGAATGAAGTGATGGAAAATATTGAAGTTTACCATGAATTTTGGTTTGAGGAAGCAACAAATTTGGCTACAAAACTGGATGTACAAATTAAACTTCCTGGAAAATTTCGCAGGGCACAACAGGGTAACTTAGACTCTGAGGTAACTTCCGAAAATTACTACAAGGAAATCCTTAGTGTCCCCGCAGTGGAGCACATTATTCAAGAATTAAAAGATATATTCTCAGAACAACATTTAAAAGCTCTCAAATGTTTATCGTTAGTGCCCTCAGTCATGGGGCAGCTCAAATTCAATACATCTGAAGAGCATCATGCTGATATGTACAAAAATGACTTGCCTAATCCGGACACGCTTTCTGCTGAGCTTCATTGTTGGAGAATCAAGTGGAAGcacagaggaaaagacattgagcTTCCAGCTACTATTTACGAAGCACTTCATTTGCCTGACATAAAATTTTTCCCTAATGTATATGCATTGCTCAAAGTCTTGTGCATCCTTCCAGTGATGAAGGTGGAGAATGAGAAATATGAAGTAGGACGAAAGCGCTTAAAGGCATACCTGAAAAACACCTTGACAGAACAAAGGTCAAGCAACCTAGCTCTGCTCAACATAAACTTTGATATAAAACATGACTTAGATTTAATGGTGGACACCTACATTAAACTCTATCCAGATAAAGTGGAATTTCAGGAAGACTTTCTTCCCTCAAATAACTCTGAAGTAACAGAagaagcttaa
- the THAP12 gene encoding 52 kDa repressor of the inhibitor of the protein kinase isoform X3, giving the protein MICRSSPYRTVLRDNAVPTIFDLTSHLNNPHSRHRKRIKELSEDEIRTLKQQKIDEAFEREQATQELNESNTQNTVSEEGGEEQEEEAVPLTLEERENKDYLKSLFEILILMGKQNIPLDGHNVDELPEGIFTSDNFQALLEYRINAGDEVLRKRFEMTAVNLEYCSKTQQKQMLEICESCVREETLREVRDSHFFSVVTDEVVDIAGEEHLPVLVRFVDESHNLREEFIGFLPYEADPEILAVKFHTTITEKWGLNMEYCRGQAYIVSSGFASKMKVVATRLLEKYPQAVYTLCSSCALNVWLAKSIPVVGVSIALGTIEEVCCLFNQSPQLLVELDNTISVLFQNNEEKGNELKEICRSQWTGRHDTFEVLVDLLQALVLCLDGVSSDSSVRWSNFIAGRAFVLSSALTDFDFIVTIVILKNILSFTRAFGKNLQGQTSDVFFAASSLTAVLHSLNEVMENIEVYHEFWFEEATNLATKLDVQIKLPGKFRRAQQGNLDSEVTSENYYKEILSVPAVEHIIQELKDIFSEQHLKALKCLSLVPSVMGQLKFNTSEEHHADMYKNDLPNPDTLSAELHCWRIKWKHRGKDIELPATIYEALHLPDIKFFPNVYALLKVLCILPVMKVENEKYEVGRKRLKAYLKNTLTEQRSSNLALLNINFDIKHDLDLMVDTYIKLYPDKVEFQEDFLPSNNSEVTEEA; this is encoded by the exons ATGATATGTAGAAGT AGTCCTTACAGAACAGTTTTAAGAGATAATGCTGTGCCAACTATATTTGATCTTACAAGTCATCTGAACAATCCCCACAGCAGACATAGAAAAAGGATAAAAGAGCTG agtGAAGATGAAATAAGAACACTGAAGCAGCAAAAGA TCGATGAAGCTTTTGAACGGGAACAGGCAACTCAAGAATTGAATGAAAGCAATACACAGAATACTGTCTcagaggaaggaggggaagaacAAGAGGAGGAAGCTGTTCCCTTAACgcttgaagaaagagaaaacaaagattaCCTTAAATCTTTGTTTGAAATTTTGATCCTAATGGGtaaacaaaatattcccttgGATGGCCATAATGTCGATGAGCTTCCAGAAGGTATTTTCACTTCAGATAACTTTCAGGCTCTGCTGGAATATCGAATAAATGCTGGAGATGAAGTTCTGAGGAAACGATTTGAGATGACTGCAGTAAATCTTGAATATTGTTCAAAAACTCAGCAGAAGCAAATGCTTGAAATCTGTGAAAGCTGCGTTAGAGAAGAGACATTGAGGGAAGTAAGAGACTCGCACTTCTTTTCTGTTGTAACTGATGAAGTAGTAGATATAGCAGGAGAAGAACATTTGCCAGTTTTGGTAAGATTTGTTGATGAATCTCATAATCTGAGAGAGGAATTCATAGGGTTTTTGCCTTATGAGGCTGATCCTGAAATTTTAGCTGTTAAATTCCACACAACTATTACTGAAAAGTGGGGTCTAAACATGGAGTACTGTCGAGGTCAAGCCTACATTGTCTCCAGTGGGTTTGCTTCTAAAATGAAAGTTGTAGCTACAAGACTCTTGGAAAAGTATCCACAAGCTGTGTATACGCTGTGTTCCTCTTGTGCCTTAAATGTATGGCTGGCAAAATCCATCCCTGTTGTTGGTGTTTCCATTGCACTAGGAACAATCGAAGAAGTCTGCTGTCTTTTTAATCAGTCTCCACAGTTACTAGTAGAACTGGACAAtacaatttctgttctttttcagaaCAATGAGGAGAAAGGCAATGAGCTGAAGGAGATCTGCCGTTCTCAGTGGACAGGCAGACATGATACTTTTGAGGTTTTAGTGGACCTGCTGCAAGCATTGGTGCTGTGTTTGGATGGTGTTAGCAGTGACTCATCTGTCCGGTGGAGCAACTTTATTGCTGGTCGAGCATTTGTACTTTCAAGTGCGTTAACAGATTTTGACTTCATTGTCACTATTGTAATTCTGAAAAACATTCTATCTTTTACAAGAGCATTCGGAAAAAATCTCCAAGGACAAACATCAGATGTGTTCTTTGCAGCTAGCAGCTTAACAGCAGTCTTGCATTCACTGAATGAAGTGATGGAAAATATTGAAGTTTACCATGAATTTTGGTTTGAGGAAGCAACAAATTTGGCTACAAAACTGGATGTACAAATTAAACTTCCTGGAAAATTTCGCAGGGCACAACAGGGTAACTTAGACTCTGAGGTAACTTCCGAAAATTACTACAAGGAAATCCTTAGTGTCCCCGCAGTGGAGCACATTATTCAAGAATTAAAAGATATATTCTCAGAACAACATTTAAAAGCTCTCAAATGTTTATCGTTAGTGCCCTCAGTCATGGGGCAGCTCAAATTCAATACATCTGAAGAGCATCATGCTGATATGTACAAAAATGACTTGCCTAATCCGGACACGCTTTCTGCTGAGCTTCATTGTTGGAGAATCAAGTGGAAGcacagaggaaaagacattgagcTTCCAGCTACTATTTACGAAGCACTTCATTTGCCTGACATAAAATTTTTCCCTAATGTATATGCATTGCTCAAAGTCTTGTGCATCCTTCCAGTGATGAAGGTGGAGAATGAGAAATATGAAGTAGGACGAAAGCGCTTAAAGGCATACCTGAAAAACACCTTGACAGAACAAAGGTCAAGCAACCTAGCTCTGCTCAACATAAACTTTGATATAAAACATGACTTAGATTTAATGGTGGACACCTACATTAAACTCTATCCAGATAAAGTGGAATTTCAGGAAGACTTTCTTCCCTCAAATAACTCTGAAGTAACAGAagaagcttaa
- the THAP12 gene encoding 52 kDa repressor of the inhibitor of the protein kinase isoform X2: protein MSNFLQSPYRTVLRDNAVPTIFDLTSHLNNPHSRHRKRIKELSEDEIRTLKQQKIDEAFEREQATQELNESNTQNTVSEEGGEEQEEEAVPLTLEERENKDYLKSLFEILILMGKQNIPLDGHNVDELPEGIFTSDNFQALLEYRINAGDEVLRKRFEMTAVNLEYCSKTQQKQMLEICESCVREETLREVRDSHFFSVVTDEVVDIAGEEHLPVLVRFVDESHNLREEFIGFLPYEADPEILAVKFHTTITEKWGLNMEYCRGQAYIVSSGFASKMKVVATRLLEKYPQAVYTLCSSCALNVWLAKSIPVVGVSIALGTIEEVCCLFNQSPQLLVELDNTISVLFQNNEEKGNELKEICRSQWTGRHDTFEVLVDLLQALVLCLDGVSSDSSVRWSNFIAGRAFVLSSALTDFDFIVTIVILKNILSFTRAFGKNLQGQTSDVFFAASSLTAVLHSLNEVMENIEVYHEFWFEEATNLATKLDVQIKLPGKFRRAQQGNLDSEVTSENYYKEILSVPAVEHIIQELKDIFSEQHLKALKCLSLVPSVMGQLKFNTSEEHHADMYKNDLPNPDTLSAELHCWRIKWKHRGKDIELPATIYEALHLPDIKFFPNVYALLKVLCILPVMKVENEKYEVGRKRLKAYLKNTLTEQRSSNLALLNINFDIKHDLDLMVDTYIKLYPDKVEFQEDFLPSNNSEVTEEA from the exons ATGTCTAACTTCTTACAGAGTCCTTACAGAACAGTTTTAAGAGATAATGCTGTGCCAACTATATTTGATCTTACAAGTCATCTGAACAATCCCCACAGCAGACATAGAAAAAGGATAAAAGAGCTG agtGAAGATGAAATAAGAACACTGAAGCAGCAAAAGA TCGATGAAGCTTTTGAACGGGAACAGGCAACTCAAGAATTGAATGAAAGCAATACACAGAATACTGTCTcagaggaaggaggggaagaacAAGAGGAGGAAGCTGTTCCCTTAACgcttgaagaaagagaaaacaaagattaCCTTAAATCTTTGTTTGAAATTTTGATCCTAATGGGtaaacaaaatattcccttgGATGGCCATAATGTCGATGAGCTTCCAGAAGGTATTTTCACTTCAGATAACTTTCAGGCTCTGCTGGAATATCGAATAAATGCTGGAGATGAAGTTCTGAGGAAACGATTTGAGATGACTGCAGTAAATCTTGAATATTGTTCAAAAACTCAGCAGAAGCAAATGCTTGAAATCTGTGAAAGCTGCGTTAGAGAAGAGACATTGAGGGAAGTAAGAGACTCGCACTTCTTTTCTGTTGTAACTGATGAAGTAGTAGATATAGCAGGAGAAGAACATTTGCCAGTTTTGGTAAGATTTGTTGATGAATCTCATAATCTGAGAGAGGAATTCATAGGGTTTTTGCCTTATGAGGCTGATCCTGAAATTTTAGCTGTTAAATTCCACACAACTATTACTGAAAAGTGGGGTCTAAACATGGAGTACTGTCGAGGTCAAGCCTACATTGTCTCCAGTGGGTTTGCTTCTAAAATGAAAGTTGTAGCTACAAGACTCTTGGAAAAGTATCCACAAGCTGTGTATACGCTGTGTTCCTCTTGTGCCTTAAATGTATGGCTGGCAAAATCCATCCCTGTTGTTGGTGTTTCCATTGCACTAGGAACAATCGAAGAAGTCTGCTGTCTTTTTAATCAGTCTCCACAGTTACTAGTAGAACTGGACAAtacaatttctgttctttttcagaaCAATGAGGAGAAAGGCAATGAGCTGAAGGAGATCTGCCGTTCTCAGTGGACAGGCAGACATGATACTTTTGAGGTTTTAGTGGACCTGCTGCAAGCATTGGTGCTGTGTTTGGATGGTGTTAGCAGTGACTCATCTGTCCGGTGGAGCAACTTTATTGCTGGTCGAGCATTTGTACTTTCAAGTGCGTTAACAGATTTTGACTTCATTGTCACTATTGTAATTCTGAAAAACATTCTATCTTTTACAAGAGCATTCGGAAAAAATCTCCAAGGACAAACATCAGATGTGTTCTTTGCAGCTAGCAGCTTAACAGCAGTCTTGCATTCACTGAATGAAGTGATGGAAAATATTGAAGTTTACCATGAATTTTGGTTTGAGGAAGCAACAAATTTGGCTACAAAACTGGATGTACAAATTAAACTTCCTGGAAAATTTCGCAGGGCACAACAGGGTAACTTAGACTCTGAGGTAACTTCCGAAAATTACTACAAGGAAATCCTTAGTGTCCCCGCAGTGGAGCACATTATTCAAGAATTAAAAGATATATTCTCAGAACAACATTTAAAAGCTCTCAAATGTTTATCGTTAGTGCCCTCAGTCATGGGGCAGCTCAAATTCAATACATCTGAAGAGCATCATGCTGATATGTACAAAAATGACTTGCCTAATCCGGACACGCTTTCTGCTGAGCTTCATTGTTGGAGAATCAAGTGGAAGcacagaggaaaagacattgagcTTCCAGCTACTATTTACGAAGCACTTCATTTGCCTGACATAAAATTTTTCCCTAATGTATATGCATTGCTCAAAGTCTTGTGCATCCTTCCAGTGATGAAGGTGGAGAATGAGAAATATGAAGTAGGACGAAAGCGCTTAAAGGCATACCTGAAAAACACCTTGACAGAACAAAGGTCAAGCAACCTAGCTCTGCTCAACATAAACTTTGATATAAAACATGACTTAGATTTAATGGTGGACACCTACATTAAACTCTATCCAGATAAAGTGGAATTTCAGGAAGACTTTCTTCCCTCAAATAACTCTGAAGTAACAGAagaagcttaa